AGAGCTGGTCATCCACACCCTGGCCGCCAGTAAAGAGGGGATAAGCATCCAGCGCTATAAAGGTCTCGGCGAGATGAACGCGGAGCAGTTGTGGGAAACCACCATGGATCCCACCTCCCGCACACTCCAGCAGGTGAGGATAGACGATGCCGTGGAGGCCGATTCCACCTTCACAATCCTCATGGGTGAAGCTGTGGAGCCCCGGCGCGAATTTATCCAGACCCACGCGCTGGAAGTGCGTCAGCTGGATATATGAGGTTAACGCCTTTTCTCTCCATACCCTCCCGGAGCCTTTACAGCCACTTTCGTCTGGTGGAGGAGCGGGGGTTGAACCTGGAGATCCAGCTTGACTGGGACAGCTTGGACAATCCGCAAAACCACGCATTCCATCTCGTGAGAAAAGCCCGTGAAAAAACCGGGATGGAGATAACCCTTCACGCCCCATTTATCGATATGGCGCCGGGCGCGTCGGATCCGCTCATGCGGAGAGCCACCATGACGCGATTGGAGCAAACCGCCAATCTGGCCCAGGAGCTGGGGGCAAGGATGATAGTGGTCCATCCGGGTTATGACGAAAAAAGGTACTGGATGGATTTGGACGGTTTTAAACGACGAAGCGTGGAAACCTGGCGCCGCTTTATGGACATGGCGGAGCCAGCGGGTTGTGATGTGGCGCTGGAAAACATCTTCGAGAG
This DNA window, taken from Nitrospinota bacterium, encodes the following:
- a CDS encoding sugar phosphate isomerase/epimerase, producing the protein MRLTPFLSIPSRSLYSHFRLVEERGLNLEIQLDWDSLDNPQNHAFHLVRKAREKTGMEITLHAPFIDMAPGASDPLMRRATMTRLEQTANLAQELGARMIVVHPGYDEKRYWMDLDGFKRRSVETWRRFMDMAEPAGCDVALENIFERRPEILVEVMEMVDTPRFGACFDTGHFNVFSKVSVEEWLKVVGPHVLELHLHNNYGEHDDHNGMKSGVFDFARFFSAFNQYIRPGKTLFTLEPHKEEGVDESLEALAGFGYSLPMPATLAQAQAV